The genome window CAATTATCAACGAACAGAAACGCACTTCATTTGATGCCCCCGGAATCTGGCTTATCCAAAACGATATCTATCAATAGCTGCGATAAATTTTACCAACGTCCAAAGGAGTGAAAAATGCGTGTTTCATCTTCTATTAAAATGATTTGCTTTTTGGGTTACTTGCTTATCTTCTTTTCGGCTGGACAGGCCCAAAATTGGCCGCCGCCGATGCCGGGAAATGAGCATTGGAGCGGTGTTTTCGGCAGCAGTTCCGGACCGATTCCATTCGGCGCAAAAGTGTCTGCCATGTTTCCGAATGGCGATGTTGTGATCGCCGGCGATGTGGGCACGGGTGTGAAAGTATCCAAATGGGTGCAGGCTCTGCAACAGTGGGTGGATTTGGGCGACCGGCTGCGGTTGGAAGGGCAGCCATTTTCCAGCGCAGCGGATATCGAAGTGATGGCAAACGGGGATGTTTACATCATCGGTAGTTTTAATCGTGCGGATAACGGCGCAGGGCAGCCGGCGGTGGAATGTTCCAACATTTTCCGGTGGAACGCCAATGCCAATCCACCCGCCTGGGAACCGGTTGGGGAAGGTTTGAGCAATTATCCGAACAAGCTTGCGATTGATGAAACCAATGGATATGTGTATGTGACCGGGTCCCAAACGGCATGGAACCCGGATGGTACATTGGTGGGCATCAATCGGTTGGGGCGATGGGATATCGCCAATAGCCAATGGGAAATTGTCGGGGTTGGTGTGAACACCCTGATCAGCGATATCGCGCTGGATGCGAACAACGAGCTGTATATCTGTGGCGCATTTACGGATATCCTAAACCCTGATTTTACAAATGTTACCGTCAACCGCGCAGCGCACTGGGACGGCAATTCCTGGCATGCGCTGGGTCAGGGAATTTCCTCGGCAAACCTCAACCCCCGCGATATCGTCATCGACAATAGCGGAAACGTGTATGTGGTAATTCTGGATGCGATTGCCACCAATACGGACAACTCGCAGGTTCTCGGCCCGATTGTTTATTGGGATGGCACCAACTGGCAACCCACCGCGGCGCTTCCGGTGGAATACACATTGGAGATGACCACCGGATTTAACGGCGATGTGTATGTGCTGTATGTCGATCACGGATTTTCCGGTCCGTACGTTGCGAAGTTCGATGGTTCAACCTGGCAGGGCATCGGGCAATATTTGGGCGAATACACGTTTACCATCGCATCGAACAAACAATACAACGCCGTTCGGCTATATTGGGGCGGATTGTACTGGCAGTTAACCAATCCTGCAACCGGTATAACAAATGCCGCCATAAACAACGGTTATTTTAACGGTAATTTCTGGATTCCGATGGCGGGATATGGCAGCACAAACGGGCGAATTCTTACCATGCACATGCTCGGACCCTTTGGCAACACAATGATTGTTGGCGGCGAGTTCTCCAAAATTGCCGGTATCGATGCCCAAAATGTGGCGCTGTACGAAGGTCGATTCTGGTCATCGATGGGGCTTGGTGTCAACGGCAGGGTAAATTCGGTGCACGGATATTACAACTACGTTGTCGTTGGTGGCGAATTTTCGCATGCGATCAACGCGCCGGGCGATTCTGTTCGGGCGAATAATATTGCCTATTTCAACCTGAACACCCAACGGTGGGAAGCTGTCGGTCAGGGTGTGGACGGACCGGTTTATGCTATTTGGTCAAAACTGGATCGGCTATCCATTGGCTTGTTTGGCGAAATACTCGTCGGCGGAAAATTTACCACCGGTTTCAATCCGGACGGAACGCCGGTGCCGCTCAACGCTTTCGGATCGTTCCGGTTCAACCCGACGACAGATGATTTTTGGGAAAATCCCGGCCAAACCAACGGGGTAACCGGCGGCGCTGCAGAAGTGCACGCCATTGCCCGTGCCGGGGCATACGATTACGATCTTTACATCGGCGGTTCGTTTGA of Calditrichia bacterium contains these proteins:
- a CDS encoding T9SS type A sorting domain-containing protein, whose product is MRVSSSIKMICFLGYLLIFFSAGQAQNWPPPMPGNEHWSGVFGSSSGPIPFGAKVSAMFPNGDVVIAGDVGTGVKVSKWVQALQQWVDLGDRLRLEGQPFSSAADIEVMANGDVYIIGSFNRADNGAGQPAVECSNIFRWNANANPPAWEPVGEGLSNYPNKLAIDETNGYVYVTGSQTAWNPDGTLVGINRLGRWDIANSQWEIVGVGVNTLISDIALDANNELYICGAFTDILNPDFTNVTVNRAAHWDGNSWHALGQGISSANLNPRDIVIDNSGNVYVVILDAIATNTDNSQVLGPIVYWDGTNWQPTAALPVEYTLEMTTGFNGDVYVLYVDHGFSGPYVAKFDGSTWQGIGQYLGEYTFTIASNKQYNAVRLYWGGLYWQLTNPATGITNAAINNGYFNGNFWIPMAGYGSTNGRILTMHMLGPFGNTMIVGGEFSKIAGIDAQNVALYEGRFWSSMGLGVNGRVNSVHGYYNYVVVGGEFSHAINAPGDSVRANNIAYFNLNTQRWEAVGQGVDGPVYAIWSKLDRLSIGLFGEILVGGKFTTGFNPDGTPVPLNAFGSFRFNPTTDDFWENPGQTNGVTGGAAEVHAIARAGAYDYDLYIGGSFDEGRNANGTTVNSPNILYWDGVTANGWTPLGQGTDGIVRDIEYFLENTSVRNNAIWIGGEFENMFAANGSPIFCRNLGTWYEIVDEWYPVAGGTDGPVYNIASIDAYYQDALAVIAGDFSLGYYPNGNARAINNVALFSIGNPRPGLIPNWNTMGDGANDPVYTATTFRPCWGAGEHVLIGGDFTAVGNKGARDLAKWKRVWRSAVIAHVASSRSSGGSSSGRRARAVMYLPPCFDINKNSAMVESVLFDSLAFGESLMLDSIPNYRPFDLVITDATDYLDTLAVLDSITIGLGTPLAMVVAGVDDPGAYAPNPEGISTAIRLMSVPIPGDSANPADVQIVFANAVTDAPKVSIALQNGATLVDGISFGEAAEPVNLPPDNYTVEVRDSLTQQVITTFAMDLQNSAGKVLTKVLQGFVDPSANQNGAPLELGTVDAGTTIVTAIEDDVQPPVAQQFELLQNYPNPFNPTTRIDFRLPKQAHVKLDVFNVLGQQVATLVDGQLTAGTHSATFDASQHASGLYFYRLKADNEISEVRKMMLLK